The following proteins come from a genomic window of Sorghum bicolor cultivar BTx623 chromosome 3, Sorghum_bicolor_NCBIv3, whole genome shotgun sequence:
- the LOC8077552 gene encoding WPP domain-interacting tail-anchored protein 1 isoform X3 — MNFHNIDDYFHENSPTQGGKGVAAVSAEAIVERVYHDIAFGTEKLLNLDMLVMEIARQASDIEPLMRDPHSISAELVDKAFEFDVLHSIVDSEVSELEKLAVSIQTDIGDAETKALGEEPGSRVSDKLCTRKESLKQMQDQISDIRTQLATFEKAIQPSHGNSEVMGYENGHMSGHTAMQAEDQRNILQMLQQSIASKLDLENKLCDSHSVVEDLKMKLHHAEQGSCFLEESIKELYERMFSAENASQLLLGTSKELVGKLNTTQFYLSASIGREGDLKSNEEENLKKLSTNKSTRETVLEDGDNNASQEPVQMQVLSPPEFLTLWNKVQQLEELLRDSGSEPQQSSLSRGATEEEQDTAQSKISTFGNIINDLKLAITNAESRTQNAEIRCTQLTQTNVQLNGALNSLKSQGSDRAGLLETKLKESDTQLEHARASVDAIVEQQGMLRSSMSDMELLIGDLKEKYLKAETRAESAESKCSLLTDTNLELGEELSFLRGRVESLENSLHEANQLKVSSAKDITSKTKTIMDLVAKLALERERLHVQIVTLTKKNRMLAQKCKENVREHTLLCKNVTTTEGELRLSQVTEKATSSSSQQTKAKRASNTTQEEVEADEVIAEDDESGAWSTPETVRAIEPTMLNWKYISAAVLALLAAVIVYYYQSDDGVQQLLRQFVG; from the exons ATGAATTTCCACAACATCGACGATTATTTTCATGAAAACAGCCCAACACAAGGAGGCAAAGGAGTTGCAGCGGTTAGTGCCGAGGCAATTGTGGAAAGAGTGTACCATGACATCGCATTTGGAACTGAGAAGCTGCTCAATCTAGACATGCTGGTCATGGAGATCGCTCGCCAAGCCTCTGATATCGAGCCTCTCATGCGGGACCCTCATTCCATTTCAGCCGAATTAGTTGACAAGGCTTTCGAATTTGATGTCCTGCACAGTATTGTAGATTCAGAAGTCAGTGAGTTGGAGAAGCTAGCTGTCTCTATTCAAACAGATATTGGCGATGCTGAAACCAAGGCTTTGGGGGAAGAACCTGGGAGCAGAGTGAGCGACAAGCTGTGCACGCGGAAGGAGTCCTTGAAGCAGATGCAAGATCAAATTTCTGATATCAGAACACAGCTTGCAACCTTTGAGAAGGCCATACAACCTTCACATG GAAATAGTGAGGTTATGGGATATGAAAATGGTCATATGTCAGGTCACACTGCTATGCAGGCCGAGGATCAGAGAAATATACTGCAGATGTTACAACAATCGATAGCAAGTAAACTAGATCTTGAAAATAAGCTATGTGATTCGCATTCTGTTGTGGAAGACCTTAAAATGAAGCTGCACCATGCAGAACAAGGATCATGTTTCTTGGAGGAATCCATCAAAGAGCTTTATGAAAGAATGTTCTCGGCAGAAAATGCTTCCCAATTGCTTCTTGGAACTTCAAAGGAACTCGTTGGCAAACTTAATACCACCCAGTTCTATTTAAGTGCTTCAATTGGCAGGGAAGGTGATCTTAAATCAAATGAAGAGGAAAACTTGAAGAAACTAAGTACCAACAAGAGCACCAGGGAGACAGTGCTTGAAGATGGTGACAACAATGCTAGTCAGGAGCCTGTGCAGATGCAGGTGCTATCACCTCCTGAGTTCTTGACTTTGTGGAATAAGGTTCAGCAGCTGGAGGAATTGTTGAGGGACTCTGGCTCTGAACCGCAGCAATCATCTCTGTCAAGAGGGGCAACTGAAGAAGAGCAGGATACGGCGCAGTCTAAGATAAGCACATTCGGGAATATTATCAATGATCTTAAACTTGCCATTACCAATGCAGAAAGTAGAACACAAAATGCCGAAATAAGGTGTACACAGCTCACTCAAACAAATGTTCAGCTTAATGGGGCATTGAACTCTCTTAAAAGTCAGGGGTCAGATAGGGCTGGCTTATTGGAGACAAAACTTAAGGAATCAGACACTCAATTAGAGCATGCAAGAGCATCAGTTGATGCTATTGTTGAACAGCAGGGTATGTTAAGATCATCCATGTCTGATATGGAACTGTTGATTGGAGATCTGAAGGAAAAGTACTTGAAAGCTGAAACCAGGGCTGAGAGTGCTGAATCAAAATGTTCATTGCTGACAGATACTAATTTAGAACTTGGTGAAGAGCTATCGTTTCTGAGAGGTCGAGTAGAAAGTCTAGAAAACTCATTGCATGAAGCTAACCAACTAAAGGTGTCCAGTGCAAAAGACATTACTAGTAAAACTAAAACTATCATGGACTTGGTTGCAAAACTTGCCTTGGAAAGAGAACGCCTTCATGTTCAG ATTGTTACACTGACAAAAAAGAACAGAATGTTGGCTCAAAAATGCAAAGAAAATGTTAGGGAACATACATTGTTGTGCAAGAATGTTACCACAACTGAAGGTGAACTTAGGCTCAGTCAAGTAACAGAGAAAGCAACTTCAAGTTCTTCACAACAAACCAAG GCGAAGCGAGCTAGTAACACTACACAAGAGGAGGTGGAAGCTGATGAGGTGATTGCAGAGGATGATGAATCTGGTGCCTGGAGCACACCTGAGACAGTGCGAGCTATTGAGCCGACGATGCTAAACTGGAAGTACATTTCCGCAGCAGTCCTAGCCTTGCTGGCTGCCGTCATCGTGTACTATTATCAATCTGATGATGGAGTCCAACAATTGCTAAGGCAATTTGTAGGCTAG
- the LOC8077552 gene encoding WPP domain-interacting tail-anchored protein 1 isoform X2: protein MNFHNIDDYFHENSPTQGGKGVAAVSAEAIVERVYHDIAFGTEKLLNLDMLVMEIARQASDIEPLMRDPHSISAELVDKAFEFDVLHSIVDSEVSELEKLAVSIQTDIGDAETKALGEEPGSRVSDKLCTRKESLKQMQDQISDIRTQLATFEKAIQPSHGKQRNSEVMGYENGHMSGHTAMQAEDQRNILQMLQQSIASKLDLENKLCDSHSVVEDLKMKLHHAEQGSCFLEESIKELYERMFSAENASQLLLGTSKELVGKLNTTQFYLSASIGREGDLKSNEEENLKKLSTNKSTRETVLEDGDNNASQEPVQMQVLSPPEFLTLWNKVQQLEELLRDSGSEPQQSSLSRGATEEEQDTAQSKISTFGNIINDLKLAITNAESRTQNAEIRCTQLTQTNVQLNGALNSLKSQGSDRAGLLETKLKESDTQLEHARASVDAIVEQQGMLRSSMSDMELLIGDLKEKYLKAETRAESAESKCSLLTDTNLELGEELSFLRGRVESLENSLHEANQLKVSSAKDITSKTKTIMDLVAKLALERERLHVQIVTLTKKNRMLAQKCKENVREHTLLCKNVTTTEGELRLSQVTEKATSSSSQQTKAKRASNTTQEEVEADEVIAEDDESGAWSTPETVRAIEPTMLNWKYISAAVLALLAAVIVYYYQSDDGVQQLLRQFVG from the exons ATGAATTTCCACAACATCGACGATTATTTTCATGAAAACAGCCCAACACAAGGAGGCAAAGGAGTTGCAGCGGTTAGTGCCGAGGCAATTGTGGAAAGAGTGTACCATGACATCGCATTTGGAACTGAGAAGCTGCTCAATCTAGACATGCTGGTCATGGAGATCGCTCGCCAAGCCTCTGATATCGAGCCTCTCATGCGGGACCCTCATTCCATTTCAGCCGAATTAGTTGACAAGGCTTTCGAATTTGATGTCCTGCACAGTATTGTAGATTCAGAAGTCAGTGAGTTGGAGAAGCTAGCTGTCTCTATTCAAACAGATATTGGCGATGCTGAAACCAAGGCTTTGGGGGAAGAACCTGGGAGCAGAGTGAGCGACAAGCTGTGCACGCGGAAGGAGTCCTTGAAGCAGATGCAAGATCAAATTTCTGATATCAGAACACAGCTTGCAACCTTTGAGAAGGCCATACAACCTTCACATGGTAAACAAA GAAATAGTGAGGTTATGGGATATGAAAATGGTCATATGTCAGGTCACACTGCTATGCAGGCCGAGGATCAGAGAAATATACTGCAGATGTTACAACAATCGATAGCAAGTAAACTAGATCTTGAAAATAAGCTATGTGATTCGCATTCTGTTGTGGAAGACCTTAAAATGAAGCTGCACCATGCAGAACAAGGATCATGTTTCTTGGAGGAATCCATCAAAGAGCTTTATGAAAGAATGTTCTCGGCAGAAAATGCTTCCCAATTGCTTCTTGGAACTTCAAAGGAACTCGTTGGCAAACTTAATACCACCCAGTTCTATTTAAGTGCTTCAATTGGCAGGGAAGGTGATCTTAAATCAAATGAAGAGGAAAACTTGAAGAAACTAAGTACCAACAAGAGCACCAGGGAGACAGTGCTTGAAGATGGTGACAACAATGCTAGTCAGGAGCCTGTGCAGATGCAGGTGCTATCACCTCCTGAGTTCTTGACTTTGTGGAATAAGGTTCAGCAGCTGGAGGAATTGTTGAGGGACTCTGGCTCTGAACCGCAGCAATCATCTCTGTCAAGAGGGGCAACTGAAGAAGAGCAGGATACGGCGCAGTCTAAGATAAGCACATTCGGGAATATTATCAATGATCTTAAACTTGCCATTACCAATGCAGAAAGTAGAACACAAAATGCCGAAATAAGGTGTACACAGCTCACTCAAACAAATGTTCAGCTTAATGGGGCATTGAACTCTCTTAAAAGTCAGGGGTCAGATAGGGCTGGCTTATTGGAGACAAAACTTAAGGAATCAGACACTCAATTAGAGCATGCAAGAGCATCAGTTGATGCTATTGTTGAACAGCAGGGTATGTTAAGATCATCCATGTCTGATATGGAACTGTTGATTGGAGATCTGAAGGAAAAGTACTTGAAAGCTGAAACCAGGGCTGAGAGTGCTGAATCAAAATGTTCATTGCTGACAGATACTAATTTAGAACTTGGTGAAGAGCTATCGTTTCTGAGAGGTCGAGTAGAAAGTCTAGAAAACTCATTGCATGAAGCTAACCAACTAAAGGTGTCCAGTGCAAAAGACATTACTAGTAAAACTAAAACTATCATGGACTTGGTTGCAAAACTTGCCTTGGAAAGAGAACGCCTTCATGTTCAG ATTGTTACACTGACAAAAAAGAACAGAATGTTGGCTCAAAAATGCAAAGAAAATGTTAGGGAACATACATTGTTGTGCAAGAATGTTACCACAACTGAAGGTGAACTTAGGCTCAGTCAAGTAACAGAGAAAGCAACTTCAAGTTCTTCACAACAAACCAAG GCGAAGCGAGCTAGTAACACTACACAAGAGGAGGTGGAAGCTGATGAGGTGATTGCAGAGGATGATGAATCTGGTGCCTGGAGCACACCTGAGACAGTGCGAGCTATTGAGCCGACGATGCTAAACTGGAAGTACATTTCCGCAGCAGTCCTAGCCTTGCTGGCTGCCGTCATCGTGTACTATTATCAATCTGATGATGGAGTCCAACAATTGCTAAGGCAATTTGTAGGCTAG
- the LOC8077552 gene encoding WPP domain-interacting tail-anchored protein 1 isoform X1 yields the protein MNFHNIDDYFHENSPTQGGKGVAAVSAEAIVERVYHDIAFGTEKLLNLDMLVMEIARQASDIEPLMRDPHSISAELVDKAFEFDVLHSIVDSEVSELEKLAVSIQTDIGDAETKALGEEPGSRVSDKLCTRKESLKQMQDQISDIRTQLATFEKAIQPSHGKQSMLKTFVLGNSEVMGYENGHMSGHTAMQAEDQRNILQMLQQSIASKLDLENKLCDSHSVVEDLKMKLHHAEQGSCFLEESIKELYERMFSAENASQLLLGTSKELVGKLNTTQFYLSASIGREGDLKSNEEENLKKLSTNKSTRETVLEDGDNNASQEPVQMQVLSPPEFLTLWNKVQQLEELLRDSGSEPQQSSLSRGATEEEQDTAQSKISTFGNIINDLKLAITNAESRTQNAEIRCTQLTQTNVQLNGALNSLKSQGSDRAGLLETKLKESDTQLEHARASVDAIVEQQGMLRSSMSDMELLIGDLKEKYLKAETRAESAESKCSLLTDTNLELGEELSFLRGRVESLENSLHEANQLKVSSAKDITSKTKTIMDLVAKLALERERLHVQIVTLTKKNRMLAQKCKENVREHTLLCKNVTTTEGELRLSQVTEKATSSSSQQTKAKRASNTTQEEVEADEVIAEDDESGAWSTPETVRAIEPTMLNWKYISAAVLALLAAVIVYYYQSDDGVQQLLRQFVG from the exons ATGAATTTCCACAACATCGACGATTATTTTCATGAAAACAGCCCAACACAAGGAGGCAAAGGAGTTGCAGCGGTTAGTGCCGAGGCAATTGTGGAAAGAGTGTACCATGACATCGCATTTGGAACTGAGAAGCTGCTCAATCTAGACATGCTGGTCATGGAGATCGCTCGCCAAGCCTCTGATATCGAGCCTCTCATGCGGGACCCTCATTCCATTTCAGCCGAATTAGTTGACAAGGCTTTCGAATTTGATGTCCTGCACAGTATTGTAGATTCAGAAGTCAGTGAGTTGGAGAAGCTAGCTGTCTCTATTCAAACAGATATTGGCGATGCTGAAACCAAGGCTTTGGGGGAAGAACCTGGGAGCAGAGTGAGCGACAAGCTGTGCACGCGGAAGGAGTCCTTGAAGCAGATGCAAGATCAAATTTCTGATATCAGAACACAGCTTGCAACCTTTGAGAAGGCCATACAACCTTCACATGGTAAACAAAGTATGCTCAAAACATTCGTTTTAG GAAATAGTGAGGTTATGGGATATGAAAATGGTCATATGTCAGGTCACACTGCTATGCAGGCCGAGGATCAGAGAAATATACTGCAGATGTTACAACAATCGATAGCAAGTAAACTAGATCTTGAAAATAAGCTATGTGATTCGCATTCTGTTGTGGAAGACCTTAAAATGAAGCTGCACCATGCAGAACAAGGATCATGTTTCTTGGAGGAATCCATCAAAGAGCTTTATGAAAGAATGTTCTCGGCAGAAAATGCTTCCCAATTGCTTCTTGGAACTTCAAAGGAACTCGTTGGCAAACTTAATACCACCCAGTTCTATTTAAGTGCTTCAATTGGCAGGGAAGGTGATCTTAAATCAAATGAAGAGGAAAACTTGAAGAAACTAAGTACCAACAAGAGCACCAGGGAGACAGTGCTTGAAGATGGTGACAACAATGCTAGTCAGGAGCCTGTGCAGATGCAGGTGCTATCACCTCCTGAGTTCTTGACTTTGTGGAATAAGGTTCAGCAGCTGGAGGAATTGTTGAGGGACTCTGGCTCTGAACCGCAGCAATCATCTCTGTCAAGAGGGGCAACTGAAGAAGAGCAGGATACGGCGCAGTCTAAGATAAGCACATTCGGGAATATTATCAATGATCTTAAACTTGCCATTACCAATGCAGAAAGTAGAACACAAAATGCCGAAATAAGGTGTACACAGCTCACTCAAACAAATGTTCAGCTTAATGGGGCATTGAACTCTCTTAAAAGTCAGGGGTCAGATAGGGCTGGCTTATTGGAGACAAAACTTAAGGAATCAGACACTCAATTAGAGCATGCAAGAGCATCAGTTGATGCTATTGTTGAACAGCAGGGTATGTTAAGATCATCCATGTCTGATATGGAACTGTTGATTGGAGATCTGAAGGAAAAGTACTTGAAAGCTGAAACCAGGGCTGAGAGTGCTGAATCAAAATGTTCATTGCTGACAGATACTAATTTAGAACTTGGTGAAGAGCTATCGTTTCTGAGAGGTCGAGTAGAAAGTCTAGAAAACTCATTGCATGAAGCTAACCAACTAAAGGTGTCCAGTGCAAAAGACATTACTAGTAAAACTAAAACTATCATGGACTTGGTTGCAAAACTTGCCTTGGAAAGAGAACGCCTTCATGTTCAG ATTGTTACACTGACAAAAAAGAACAGAATGTTGGCTCAAAAATGCAAAGAAAATGTTAGGGAACATACATTGTTGTGCAAGAATGTTACCACAACTGAAGGTGAACTTAGGCTCAGTCAAGTAACAGAGAAAGCAACTTCAAGTTCTTCACAACAAACCAAG GCGAAGCGAGCTAGTAACACTACACAAGAGGAGGTGGAAGCTGATGAGGTGATTGCAGAGGATGATGAATCTGGTGCCTGGAGCACACCTGAGACAGTGCGAGCTATTGAGCCGACGATGCTAAACTGGAAGTACATTTCCGCAGCAGTCCTAGCCTTGCTGGCTGCCGTCATCGTGTACTATTATCAATCTGATGATGGAGTCCAACAATTGCTAAGGCAATTTGTAGGCTAG